The Sphingorhabdus lutea genome segment GCGCCGGATGAAGCTGCGCTTCGCACCGCATTTCATATTGATGAAAATCTTGTGCAACATCATCAAAATGAAATCTGCACCGATATGGCAGCATTAAATGATGCGGATAATTTGCCGCGCATTATCAATTTGCGCCATGGCCCTTTTGCCATGGGGAAGGCAAAGACAAAATGGGGCGCAGGCCAATTAAAAATAATATTATTTTTATGCATGGCGGCATTGCTGGTCAGTTTGGCATTGGCGGTGGCAAGTTGGGGGCGTTTATATTTTGCTGTGCAACATGAAAATGGCATTGCATTGAAAATGGCGCAAAAAATTATTCCCAATGTTGACAATATTGAGGAAGCCCAAAATGCCCTTTCTAACAAAGATATAGCAAAAAATGGAACGCGATTTGCGCTATTATCCTCGGCAATTTATGGCGAGCTGGAAAAACAGCCTGCCTTGCAATTGCGGCAATTAAAATATGACCAAAATCAAATTTTATATGCCACAATTACCGCGCCAACAAATGATGCAATCAACCCATTGTTGATAAATTTACAGCAACAGGGATATAAAATTACCGCCACCCCGAAACAGGAGCAAGGCGGCCTTTCCAGCGCAGATATTAGCATGAGATTACCATGATGAACAATTTTTCGGCCTGGTTTGCCGCAGCCACATTGCGGGAAAAAATATTGGTTCTATTCGCCATATTATTGGCAGCGGCGATATTTATTTTTTATGCAATTTATCGGCCCTTAATGGGCGCAATAACGAATCAGCAAAATGCCTATCGCGATGCCATATTGCGCCGCGCCCATATTGAAATGCAGGTGCAGGCCGCCCAAGGCAAAAATAATATTGATAAGAATAATGGTGAAAAAAAATCGCCCGCGCAGCTTAACCAAAATCAGTTAAAAGAGCTGATTGATATTAGCGCAGGGCAGGCAGGCTTTACCTTTGATCGCGCCGAAATAAGGGGCAATGGCGATATTGATATTGCAATTTCTTCGGTTGCGCCGTCGGCCATTATGAAATGGCTGAATGAAATTGGAGAAAAGGGCGCAATATTGCAACAGGTTGATATAAAATCTGCCGATAATGGCAATGTGTCCTTTATGGCGACATTGCGCGGTTCGGCATCATGATGGGTAAAATATGGGCGGCAATCCAGCCTATATCTCGCCAAATATGGATTTACATCATGGCAATATTTGTCATTTTATTGATCCTGTTCATGCCGATGCGCGCGGCCATCGGGATGATTTCTGGCGATAATAATTTACTGCGCGCGCAAAATATCAACGGCCCTATTTGGTCGGGGCAAATTTCCAATGTTGAAATTGCCGGTTTTTCAATGGGGCAAATAAATGCAGGACTTTTACCCTTGCCATTATTTATGGGCAGGGGGGAGTTGGCATTTTCGTCTGATAAAGAAAATAACAAGGCCATGATAGAGGGGGTTATTTTTGGTGGATTGGGCGGCAATGGAATTAAAAACCTTAACGGAGAGGCCCAGTTACAGGGTAAAATTGGCAAATTATTAGGCGGCAATGTAATATTTAATAATTTTAATGTTCATTTCAAAAATGATATTTGTTCATCGGCCAAGGGCGAGGTGAAATTATTGTTAAATGGCGGGATATTATCATCATTAGACATAAATGAAGGAATGACCGCACAGGCCAGCTGCGACGGCGCGGACCTATCCTTATCTTTTATCAGCTTTTCTGAACAAGAAATGGTGAAATTGCGGGTGAATCAGGCGGGAAAATATAATGCAAATATCATTATTTTAACCGACGATCCGGCGATGATGGCGGGACTTGGCCTATTGGGCTTTACCCCATATCAGGCGGGCATGATACGCCGCGAAACAGGCCAATTTTAACATATGTATTTTGCGTTATTTTCCATGGCAAATGCCGATGATTTTATGTTCAAAATATATGCGCTGCATCCAATATCCCTTGCCATTATGGGCGCGATTTTTGGCGCGATTATGGGCAGCTTTATAGGGGCGTTGGTCACACGCTGGCCGCGCGCCATTTCTTTATCATCCGGGCGATCGCAATGCGATGCATGCCAATATAAATTGAGGGTTGCGGATTTAATCCCGATTTTTTCGGTATTATTGTTAAGGGGTAAATGCCGCCATTGCGGAAATAAAATTGACCCTATTCATCAAATTTCGGAAATGTCGGCCATGATCATTGGCGGATTATCTTTTATGACATTGCCAATATTTGATGCTTTTTGGTTCGCTCTTTTTGCATGGATATTATTACCGCTTATCATATTGGATGCCCGTCATTTATGGCTGCCCAATTTGTTGATACTCATCCTTGCCATTGCAGGGATGATAAGGTTATTTTTCCTAGGCGATACACATTTTATATTGGTGAATATCTTATTTGCCGCGGCCTCCTTTGCGATATTGGAGGGGATAAGAATGGCATATAAGATAATATATGGCCGTCATGGTATGGGCGGCGGCGATCCCAAATTAATTGGCGCGATTATGCTGTGGCTGCCCATGCTTTATTTGCCCTATTTATTATTTTTATCCAGCGGTCTGGGTATATTATGGGCCATTTATGCCAACAGGTCAGATGTAAAAAATAAGGGCGCAAAAGCGGTTATTTTGCATATCCCCTTTGGCAGTTTTCTGGCGGCTGCCGCAATTTTTCTGCTCTATATCTATAATATTGGCTATTAACGTATATATGGATTACCCTATTGCGGCATGTTGATTGCAGGACGGCACAAGGAATATTATCTAATATAGGGGAAATTATATGGTGCTGCTGGGGAGGATTGAACTCCCGACCTCGTCATTACCAAAGCAAGGGACTGATTTCGATAACGCGAGGATTTGTAAGAGATTGAACGGTAATCGAGCCGAAACTTTATCCACGACCCATGCGATACCCAGATTGTAGCGAGTTTCGGATTTGCGCTTTTCCTACTGAAAGTGCTTTGGGTAGGAAAAAATCAAAAATGCGACCTGCGCTATACCTGCGGGCATTTGATTTGCCGTGCAACCAAGCGGCGTGATATTTTTTATAGATCATAATGTCAAAACCAGAAACGCACGCCTATCACGTAATTTGTAACGCTGGCATCTTCACCATCAGCTCGGGCAAAATCCTTGCTCCCGCCTAATTTCCATTCCTGTTCTACACCGATATAAGGCGCAAATTCGCGTTCGATCTCGTACCGCAGACGTAGGCCCAATTCTGCACTATCGATACCGGATCCAATGTCTAGTTCAGCAATATCCTGCGCAGAAAAATTCATTTCTGCGCGTGGTTGTAGAATCAGCCTGTCGGTGATTCGTTGGTCATATTCAGCCTCAATGCGTCCGGTAAGATCGCCCTTGTCAGACAAAAATGCAGCAGCATCAACCTCGAGCATATAAGGGACGAGGCCTTGGACACCGACTACGCCATAGGTGCGGTCAGGCCCGGTAAAATCTTGTCGTATACCAACTTGCAAGTCAAAAAACGGAGCGATAGCGCGGCTGTATAGCGCCTGAATTTCAGCCTGTTCTGCGCTTTCACCGAATGATCCTTCGCCCTCACTCTTGAACCAGAACTTATCAAGATCGCCGCCATAATAACCCTGCACGTCCCATAGATATCCGTCACCGCCTTCTCGGGCACGATATTCCAGTCTGTCGCCCTGGAACCAGAATATCTGCATATCGCCATGTTCTTCGTAAAGCGCCTTGCGTGATGGCCGCATCGCCTCTGCGCCCCAAATGGCATCGGCGGCTCTTGCAGGCCCGCTGGTTGAGTTTGGCGGTCGTGCGGGCGAGGCCGCAGCTTTGGGCGCAGAATGTTCCAGCGTGCTGTGGTCCATTTGGCTATGATCCATCTTGCTATGATCCATAACGCTATGGTCAATCGCAGGAGGAGCAGGCTTTGTCTCTTCGGCTTGGTGCGCGGAGTGATCACCATGCTGGCTATGATCCTGCGCCGACAAAGGTGCGGATGCGGTCGAGGCCGCCGCTAAGAATAGACAAATTTTGTGCATCATGCGTCCTTTGGGAAAGCGACGCTAACGGTCTGCATCATGCCCGCATGCATATGATACAGCAGATGACAATGAAAAGCCCAGTCACCCGGCTCGTCGGTCGTCACATCAAACGTGGCGCTGCTGCCGGGTTGAACAATGACCGTGTGCTTTTTTGGCTGATGATGGCCTTGGCCATTCACCACTTCAAAAAACATCCCGTGCAAATGAATGGGGTGCGCCATCATCGTGTTATTGACCAGTTTCACCCGTACGCGCTCATCATATGCAAAGCGGATTGGCTCATCTCCAACGGCGCTGAATTTTTTGCCGTCAAATGACCACATATAGCGCTCCATATTTCCAGTGAGATGCAGTTCCATCTCCCGGTCCGGTTTGCGCTTCCCATGATCCATTTCTAGCGACTTGAGCATTCGATAATTGAGAACACGGTGCGGGACTTTATCAAGGCCAAGGCCAGGATAACCGGTGCGATCCGGCGCATTCATGGCAACCATATCAATGCCAGGGCCGACCTTCACGTCAGCAGGCAGTTTCGACGTATCGCGCATGTTCATGCCGGACATGTCCATTTGCATCTCTGGCTTGCCGGTGTCTGCAACAGGCATTGGGTCGCCCATTGCACCATGACCCATTTTGGAATGGTCCATGGTTGAATGGTCCATCGTGCCATGATCCATTTTAGGAGCGGCGTCTTTGCCATGTGCACTATGGTCCATCGCGCCCATGTCGCCGTGATCCATATTCCCGTGATCCATATTCCCGTGATCCATGCCCATATCGGCCATTGTGAGCAGCGGAGCGTCGCGCAGAGCCGGAAAACCCGCCTTCATTCCGGGTTGAGATGTCAATGACGCTTGCGCCATTCCGGACCGGTCCATTGCCTCTGCCGCAATCGCAAATGCCCCTGGCTTGTCTGGGGTGACGACTACATCATAGGTTTCAGCAACGCCGATCTGCAGTTCGTCCACTTCAACGGGCTGCACGTTCAAACCATCAGCTTGCACGACAGTCATTGGCAAGCCTGGCAATCGGATATTGAAGAATGTCATGGCGCTGCCATTGATGATGCGCAGCCGAACCCGTTCACTGGGCTTGAACGGGAGCTCAAGGCCATCTTCAGGGCCGTGGCCATTGATCAGGTAAGTATAAGTAGGTGCAGAAACGTCGGAAATGTCGGTCGGCATCATCCGCATTCGCCCCCACATCAGGCGCTCTTGTGCGCTCATCGCGTATTCGTCTGTTGCAGATGTCTTATTGCGGTTGAAATATCCTTCGCCGCTCTTCAGCTTTTTCATGATCGTGTGCGGGTGCATCGGCGTAAATTCGCTCAGCAATATGATATGCTCGCGGTCATATTCGACTGGATCCGGCCCGGCAGGGTCAACGATAATCGGGCCATAATGTCCAGCCTGTTCCTGCAATCCGCTGTGACTGTGCCACCAATATGTTCCCGATTGACGCGGGGTCAGTGGAACCTGGAAATGACCATCGGGCTTGATACCGGGAAAGCTGATGCCAGGAACGCCATCAAACTGGAACGGCAACAATATGCCGTGCCAATGAATGGAGCTGTCCTCATCCAGCATATTGTGAATATTCAGGAGCGTTTTCTGACCCTCCTTCAACCTTATCAGAGGGCCGGGAACAGTGCCGTTCACTGCAATAGCGTGACCAGAGCGCCGCCCGGTTGCAAAATGGCCGCTGCCGATATGCAGATCGATTTTTGAGCCGGACAGTTCATCCATGCCATTACGGATATGTGCTGCCATCGCCCCTTTTGACCAAGCGGGCATCGAAATTGCAGATGCCCCAGCCAATGCTGCCATGCTGCCGATTAAGCCGCGACGGGAAACTGTTATATTGCTTTTTGTCATAGACGGGTTTATATACCCCCTATAGGTATTTGGCAAGAGGTTCAGGCGATGGCCGGAAAAAGCTCAGAAAAGAAAATCAACCGGCTCAAACGCATTGAGGGCCAAGTGCGCGGGATATCGCGGATGGTTGAGGAAGATCGGTACTGCATCGACATCCTCCATCAAATTCAGGCCGTTCGTGCCGCCATAACCAAGGTTGAGAGCGAGGTTTTGAAGGACCATGCTGCCTGCTGCGTTGCCGAGGCCATCGCGAGCGGTGATGCCGATGAGCAGCGTGAAAAGTTTAGCGAGCTAGTAGATCTATTTGAAAAAGCGAAGCGCTGACCCTCATAGTTTCGAGGTTGCCGCACCTATACCCCCAGACAGTATCAGGATTTGAGGAGGATTTTTCATGGGAAAATATACACGATTTCTGGTAATGATATCGGTGTCGACAGCGGTGATGTTCGGCCTGATGTATTTGAACACTTACGCTCTGGAGCATATTTTTTATAGCGAAACGCGAACATGGATGGCGCTGTACATGGGAGCTGCGATGGCCGTTGTCATGCTGCTTTTCATGCTCGGTATGTATGGTGAAAAAAAGAAAAACACGATGATTTTGGGCGGTGCGGCGGTCATTTTTGCAGGGTCGCTTTATCTTGTCCGCTCGCAAGACACGATTTCGGATCAGGCGTGGCAGAAGGCGATGATCCCGCACCACTCCATCGCCATTCTGACCAGTGAGCGTGCGAATATCGAAGATCAACGAGTTCGCGAGCTTGCCGACAAAATCATCAAGGCCCAACGCCGTGAAATCAA includes the following:
- the gspM gene encoding type II secretion system protein GspM codes for the protein MMNNFSAWFAAATLREKILVLFAILLAAAIFIFYAIYRPLMGAITNQQNAYRDAILRRAHIEMQVQAAQGKNNIDKNNGEKKSPAQLNQNQLKELIDISAGQAGFTFDRAEIRGNGDIDIAISSVAPSAIMKWLNEIGEKGAILQQVDIKSADNGNVSFMATLRGSAS
- the gspN gene encoding type II secretion system protein N, producing the protein MAIFVILLILFMPMRAAIGMISGDNNLLRAQNINGPIWSGQISNVEIAGFSMGQINAGLLPLPLFMGRGELAFSSDKENNKAMIEGVIFGGLGGNGIKNLNGEAQLQGKIGKLLGGNVIFNNFNVHFKNDICSSAKGEVKLLLNGGILSSLDINEGMTAQASCDGADLSLSFISFSEQEMVKLRVNQAGKYNANIIILTDDPAMMAGLGLLGFTPYQAGMIRRETGQF
- a CDS encoding prepilin peptidase, which codes for MANADDFMFKIYALHPISLAIMGAIFGAIMGSFIGALVTRWPRAISLSSGRSQCDACQYKLRVADLIPIFSVLLLRGKCRHCGNKIDPIHQISEMSAMIIGGLSFMTLPIFDAFWFALFAWILLPLIILDARHLWLPNLLILILAIAGMIRLFFLGDTHFILVNILFAAASFAILEGIRMAYKIIYGRHGMGGGDPKLIGAIMLWLPMLYLPYLLFLSSGLGILWAIYANRSDVKNKGAKAVILHIPFGSFLAAAAIFLLYIYNIGY
- a CDS encoding copper resistance protein B — encoded protein: MRPSRKALYEEHGDMQIFWFQGDRLEYRAREGGDGYLWDVQGYYGGDLDKFWFKSEGEGSFGESAEQAEIQALYSRAIAPFFDLQVGIRQDFTGPDRTYGVVGVQGLVPYMLEVDAAAFLSDKGDLTGRIEAEYDQRITDRLILQPRAEMNFSAQDIAELDIGSGIDSAELGLRLRYEIEREFAPYIGVEQEWKLGGSKDFARADGEDASVTNYVIGVRFWF
- a CDS encoding copper resistance system multicopper oxidase, producing the protein MTKSNITVSRRGLIGSMAALAGASAISMPAWSKGAMAAHIRNGMDELSGSKIDLHIGSGHFATGRRSGHAIAVNGTVPGPLIRLKEGQKTLLNIHNMLDEDSSIHWHGILLPFQFDGVPGISFPGIKPDGHFQVPLTPRQSGTYWWHSHSGLQEQAGHYGPIIVDPAGPDPVEYDREHIILLSEFTPMHPHTIMKKLKSGEGYFNRNKTSATDEYAMSAQERLMWGRMRMMPTDISDVSAPTYTYLINGHGPEDGLELPFKPSERVRLRIINGSAMTFFNIRLPGLPMTVVQADGLNVQPVEVDELQIGVAETYDVVVTPDKPGAFAIAAEAMDRSGMAQASLTSQPGMKAGFPALRDAPLLTMADMGMDHGNMDHGNMDHGDMGAMDHSAHGKDAAPKMDHGTMDHSTMDHSKMGHGAMGDPMPVADTGKPEMQMDMSGMNMRDTSKLPADVKVGPGIDMVAMNAPDRTGYPGLGLDKVPHRVLNYRMLKSLEMDHGKRKPDREMELHLTGNMERYMWSFDGKKFSAVGDEPIRFAYDERVRVKLVNNTMMAHPIHLHGMFFEVVNGQGHHQPKKHTVIVQPGSSATFDVTTDEPGDWAFHCHLLYHMHAGMMQTVSVAFPKDA
- a CDS encoding metal-sensitive transcriptional regulator translates to MAGKSSEKKINRLKRIEGQVRGISRMVEEDRYCIDILHQIQAVRAAITKVESEVLKDHAACCVAEAIASGDADEQREKFSELVDLFEKAKR
- a CDS encoding DUF305 domain-containing protein gives rise to the protein MGKYTRFLVMISVSTAVMFGLMYLNTYALEHIFYSETRTWMALYMGAAMAVVMLLFMLGMYGEKKKNTMILGGAAVIFAGSLYLVRSQDTISDQAWQKAMIPHHSIAILTSERANIEDQRVRELADKIIKAQRREIKEMKWLIDDIRKNGKATTAAQANARPVPEFEGEL